The following proteins are encoded in a genomic region of Sesamum indicum cultivar Zhongzhi No. 13 linkage group LG8, S_indicum_v1.0, whole genome shotgun sequence:
- the LOC105168132 gene encoding protein IQ-DOMAIN 31 isoform X2, which produces MGKSPGKWIKGILFGKKTSKSNLSKGRELSKSASEKPARVSSKESISTLTVDAPLISNSVPGTIIDRIENSSFDEGVAAKLASDELVSSSTKQDGDIPLDPGLPNDSEQIRLEEAATVVQASFRGYQARRAFRTLKCIIRLQAVIRGRLVRRQAVATLFCVQGIVKFQAIARGYMVRRSNIGNGQCRRQNLVLQDAKHCPTGNSLKNAFIYGLLSSSPTAKPLCLQYRPGEPNSAWDWLLRWSISQVWAPYPKQKETCESELQIVETEQNKPKGNNRKVRSATVGTDLNHAHTDTEKLKQKGRKLSSQSVKSGQEHQQSANNKVKHGLKKIQKPTGEISNEAEIDDKKPKRFQVKLSKSPAPKFSEQTSNTPTEKPVENLAEASEENDVKSSLELPGANSPVNLDSEELPKPISDKSQDTCQGDTDFKDECVSSENYKSGRRTSLSSKNDDQDVAPENGLKVPSYMATTASSKAKVKLQGSPRFAQDIVDKNGLARRHSLPSSTSGKLSSSPRVRLVQANGREGNKIDRALSSSRDVTDKVIQVDWKR; this is translated from the exons ATGGGAAAGTCTCCAGGAAAATGGATCAAGGGTATTCTTTTTGGCAAAAAGACATCCAAGTCTAATTTGTCTAAAGGAAGAGAACTCTCT AAATCTGCAAGTGAGAAACCTGCCCGAGTTTCCTCCAAGGAATCCATATCCACTTTGACAGTTGATGCGCCATTAATTTCCAACTCAGTTCCTGGTACTATCATCGATAGAATAGAGAACTCAAGCTTTGACGAAGGAGTGGCTGCAAAATTGGCAAGTGATGAGCTAGTTTCCTCTTCCACAAAGCAAGATGGAGATATACCATTGGATCCTGGTCTACCAAATGATTCAGAGCAGATTAGGCTTGAGGAAGCTGCTACAGTTGTGCAAGCCTCTTTCAGGGGTTACCAG GCTCGCCGTGCTTTTCGAACTCTTAAGTGCATCATAAGGCTGCAAGCTGTTATTCGTGGTCGTTTGGTCCGGAGACAGGCTGTTGCTACATTATTTTGTGTGCAAGgtattgtcaaatttcaagCAATTGCCCGAGGTTACATGGTTAGGCGCTCTAATATTGGAAATGGACAGTGTAGAAGACAAAATCTTGTTTTGCAG GATGCCAAACATTGCCCAACTGGTAATTCATTGAAGAATGCTTTCATTTATGGG CTACTATCTTCCTCACCAACTGCTAAGCCACTATGCCTGCAGTATAGACCAGGAGAACCAAATTCTGCATGGGACTGGCTGCTTAGGTGGTCAATTTCACAAGTTTGGGCACCTTATCCTAAACAGAAGGAAACTTGCGAGTCGGAGCTTCAAATAGTTGAAACAGAGCAAAATAAGCCAAAAGGCAACAACCGGAAAGTGCGCTCTGCAACTGTTGGAACTGACCTTAATCATGCCCACACTGACACAGAAAAACTTAAGCAGAAAGGAAGGAAATTATCTAGTCAGTCAGTCAAATCTGGTCAGGAGCATCAACAAAGTGCAAACAACAAAGTTAAGCATGGGCtaaagaaaattcagaaacCCACTGGTGAAATATCTAATGAGGCTGAAATTGATGATAAGAAACCGAAAAGATTTCAGGTGAAGCTATCAAAATCTCCAGCTCCAAAGTTTTCTGAGCAAACATCTAATACTCCAACCGAGAAACCCGTGGAGAATTTAGCAGAAGCTTCTGAAGAAAATGATGTGAAATCAAGTTTAGAACTTCCAGGAGCAAATAGCCCTGTCAACTTGGATTCTGAAGAGCTTCCTAAGCCCATCAGTGACAAAAGCCAAGATACTTGTCAGGGAGATACGGACTTCAAGGATGAGTGCGTCAGCAGTGAGAACTATAAATCCGGCCGGAGAACTTCTTTATCATCTAAAAATGATGATCAAGATGTCGCTCCTGAGAACGGATTAAAGGTACCGAGTTACATGGCAACAACTGCATCTTCCAAGGCCAAGGTCAAATTGCAAGGCTCCCCCAGGTTTGCACAAGATATAGTTGATAAGAATGGTCTTGCGAGGCGCCATTCTTTGCCATCTTCCACTAGTGGAAAACTGAGTTCCTCACCAAGAGTCAGGCTGGTTCAAGCTAACGGCAGAGaaggaaacaaaattgacagAGCTCTGTCCTCTTCAAGAGATGTTACTG ATAAGGTCATTCAAGTAGACTGGAAGAGGTAA
- the LOC105168132 gene encoding protein IQ-DOMAIN 31 isoform X1 has product MGKSPGKWIKGILFGKKTSKSNLSKGRELSKSASEKPARVSSKESISTLTVDAPLISNSVPGTIIDRIENSSFDEGVAAKLASDELVSSSTKQDGDIPLDPGLPNDSEQIRLEEAATVVQASFRGYQARRAFRTLKCIIRLQAVIRGRLVRRQAVATLFCVQGIVKFQAIARGYMVRRSNIGNGQCRRQNLVLQDAKHCPTGNSLKNAFIYGLFQLLSSSPTAKPLCLQYRPGEPNSAWDWLLRWSISQVWAPYPKQKETCESELQIVETEQNKPKGNNRKVRSATVGTDLNHAHTDTEKLKQKGRKLSSQSVKSGQEHQQSANNKVKHGLKKIQKPTGEISNEAEIDDKKPKRFQVKLSKSPAPKFSEQTSNTPTEKPVENLAEASEENDVKSSLELPGANSPVNLDSEELPKPISDKSQDTCQGDTDFKDECVSSENYKSGRRTSLSSKNDDQDVAPENGLKVPSYMATTASSKAKVKLQGSPRFAQDIVDKNGLARRHSLPSSTSGKLSSSPRVRLVQANGREGNKIDRALSSSRDVTDKVIQVDWKR; this is encoded by the exons ATGGGAAAGTCTCCAGGAAAATGGATCAAGGGTATTCTTTTTGGCAAAAAGACATCCAAGTCTAATTTGTCTAAAGGAAGAGAACTCTCT AAATCTGCAAGTGAGAAACCTGCCCGAGTTTCCTCCAAGGAATCCATATCCACTTTGACAGTTGATGCGCCATTAATTTCCAACTCAGTTCCTGGTACTATCATCGATAGAATAGAGAACTCAAGCTTTGACGAAGGAGTGGCTGCAAAATTGGCAAGTGATGAGCTAGTTTCCTCTTCCACAAAGCAAGATGGAGATATACCATTGGATCCTGGTCTACCAAATGATTCAGAGCAGATTAGGCTTGAGGAAGCTGCTACAGTTGTGCAAGCCTCTTTCAGGGGTTACCAG GCTCGCCGTGCTTTTCGAACTCTTAAGTGCATCATAAGGCTGCAAGCTGTTATTCGTGGTCGTTTGGTCCGGAGACAGGCTGTTGCTACATTATTTTGTGTGCAAGgtattgtcaaatttcaagCAATTGCCCGAGGTTACATGGTTAGGCGCTCTAATATTGGAAATGGACAGTGTAGAAGACAAAATCTTGTTTTGCAG GATGCCAAACATTGCCCAACTGGTAATTCATTGAAGAATGCTTTCATTTATGGG CTGTTTCAGCTACTATCTTCCTCACCAACTGCTAAGCCACTATGCCTGCAGTATAGACCAGGAGAACCAAATTCTGCATGGGACTGGCTGCTTAGGTGGTCAATTTCACAAGTTTGGGCACCTTATCCTAAACAGAAGGAAACTTGCGAGTCGGAGCTTCAAATAGTTGAAACAGAGCAAAATAAGCCAAAAGGCAACAACCGGAAAGTGCGCTCTGCAACTGTTGGAACTGACCTTAATCATGCCCACACTGACACAGAAAAACTTAAGCAGAAAGGAAGGAAATTATCTAGTCAGTCAGTCAAATCTGGTCAGGAGCATCAACAAAGTGCAAACAACAAAGTTAAGCATGGGCtaaagaaaattcagaaacCCACTGGTGAAATATCTAATGAGGCTGAAATTGATGATAAGAAACCGAAAAGATTTCAGGTGAAGCTATCAAAATCTCCAGCTCCAAAGTTTTCTGAGCAAACATCTAATACTCCAACCGAGAAACCCGTGGAGAATTTAGCAGAAGCTTCTGAAGAAAATGATGTGAAATCAAGTTTAGAACTTCCAGGAGCAAATAGCCCTGTCAACTTGGATTCTGAAGAGCTTCCTAAGCCCATCAGTGACAAAAGCCAAGATACTTGTCAGGGAGATACGGACTTCAAGGATGAGTGCGTCAGCAGTGAGAACTATAAATCCGGCCGGAGAACTTCTTTATCATCTAAAAATGATGATCAAGATGTCGCTCCTGAGAACGGATTAAAGGTACCGAGTTACATGGCAACAACTGCATCTTCCAAGGCCAAGGTCAAATTGCAAGGCTCCCCCAGGTTTGCACAAGATATAGTTGATAAGAATGGTCTTGCGAGGCGCCATTCTTTGCCATCTTCCACTAGTGGAAAACTGAGTTCCTCACCAAGAGTCAGGCTGGTTCAAGCTAACGGCAGAGaaggaaacaaaattgacagAGCTCTGTCCTCTTCAAGAGATGTTACTG ATAAGGTCATTCAAGTAGACTGGAAGAGGTAA
- the LOC105168133 gene encoding probable LRR receptor-like serine/threonine-protein kinase At1g14390, with the protein MGNSWVQFGFLFSASFLLVTCPFSYAQLAPTESRILFQVQQLLEYPPALQAWNNWTNFCFLPPTPSLTVVCSGNHITELTIVGNKSSLSDIPKLSASNFAVSQHTLSDRFSLDSFFTVLTKLSSLQKLSLVSLGLWGPLPGKINRFRSLQVLNVSFNFIYGEIPESVSTYQSLRSLVLSDNLFNGSIPDLSGLSVLEELDLSNNYLGDKFPSLGRNLVRVSLGNNSLRSEIPQDLKKLNRLQVLDVSSNKLVGPIPSFLFSLPSIRRISLAKNQLNGALPLNISCNGNLTFVDISNNLLIGKLPSCLASNVGKRTVVIMWNCLSNTTSKYQRSYSFCQKEALAVKPPARNPEEQSTLKLGIVLGIIGGIVAILGLLGLLILVIFRRVQRRRGSVYKCDSFVIEKNPSRGSPIGRHVPQPMRMTSFGLPPYSVFTLEEMEDATDNFDPSNLVGEGSQGQLYKGWLRDGSVVLVKCLKLKQKRSPQALQQHMEVISKLRHRHLVSVLGHCIVTYQDHPSTASTVFVVLENISNGSLKDHLIDWRKRDVLKWPQRMAITMGIARGIQYLHTGGVLGNDLKIDNVLLDESLTAKISSYNINLPSKVGAESPLNGQDTANHPNSENPEKEDIYRLGVILVEVITGRPISSQSEIDDLKFQLERSLAESPSKLRDMIDPSMRGTFAYESLKTVVQITINCLCRDPMGRPTVEDVLWHMQYSVQVQEGWSSSGNLSGNLSGNLSNKF; encoded by the exons ATGGGGAATTCATGGGTTCAGTTCGGTTTCTTGTTTTCTGCTTCCTTTTTACTTGTAACTTGTCCGTTTTCCTATGCTCAACTAGCTCCGACAGAGAGCAGAATACTGTTTCAAGTTCAGCAGCTTCTTGAATATCCACCAGCTCTTCAGGCCTGGAACAATTGGACCAACTTCTGTTTTCTGCCTCCAACTCCTTCTCTTACAGTAGTCTGTTCAGGTAATCACATCACTGAGTTAACCATAGTAGGAAACAAGAGCTCCCTTTCTGACATTCCCAAGCTGTCTGCCTCAAACTTTGCTGTTTCTCAGCACACGCTCTCTGATAGATTCTCACTTGATTCATTCTTCACTGTTTTAACTAAGCTTTCAAGTCTGCAGAAGTTGTCATTAGTTTCTTTAGGATTATGGGGTCCGTTGCCGGGGAAAATCAACAGGTTTAGGTCGCTTCAGGTGTTGAATGTCAGCTTCAACTTCATCTACGGTGAAATCCCAGAATCAGTATCAACTTACCAGAGTTTAAGAAGTCTTGTGCTGAGTGATAATCTGTTCAATGGAAGTATTCCAGATCTAAGTGGCTTATCAGTTCTTGAAGAGCTGGATTTGAGTAACAACTATTTGGGGGATAAGTTTCCATCCTTGGGCAGAAATCTTGTGCGTGTCTCTCTTGGGAACAATTCTTTGAGATCTGAAATCCCACAAGATTTAAAGAAGTTGAACAGGCTCCAAGTGCTCGACGTTTCGTCCAACAAGCTCGTTGGACCAATCCCGTCTTTCTTGTTCTCGTTGCCATCGATTCGTCGCATTAGTCTTGCCAAGAATCAGTTGAACGGAGCACTTCCACTGAACATTTCATGCAATGGAAATCTTACGTTTGTCGACATTTCAAACAACCTTTTGATAGGAAAGTTGCCTTCTTGCCTTGCATCGAATGTGGGAAAAAGGACGGTTGTAATTATGTGGAACTGTCTGTCGAATACAACCTCAAAGTATCAGAGATCCTATTCTTTCTGTCAGAAAGAAGCATTAGCTGTTAAGCCACCTGCAAGAAACCCGGAGGAGCAATCAACTTTGAAACTTGGCATTGTACTTGGCATTATAGGGGGCATTGTGGCAATACTAGGTCTGTTGGGGTTGTTGATTCTTGTTATATTTAGAAGGGTACAAAGGAGAAGGGGCAGTGTGTACAAATGTGACAGCTTTGTGATTGAAAAAAATCCCAGTCGCGGCTCTCCAATTGGAA GGCATGTGCCACAGCCGATGAGGATGACTTCTTTTGGACTGCCACCGTATAGTGTGTTCACACTGGAGGAAATGGAAGATGCAACAGACAACTTTGATCCGTCTAATCTAGTGGGAGAAGGATCACAGGGTCAG CTCTACAAAGGTTGGCTTAGAGATGGCTCAGTGGTCCTAGTAAAATGTCTGAAACTAAAACAGAAGCGTTCACCTCAAGCTCTGCAGCAGCACATGGAAGTAATATCAAAGCTGAGGCACCGGCATTTGGTCAGCGTCCTCGGTCACTGCATTGTCACGTACCAGGATCATCCAAGCACAGCTAGCACGGTCTTTGTCGTCcttgaaaatatttccaaTGGCTCGTTAAAAGATCACCTTATCG ATTGGAGAAAGAGGGACGTCCTGAAATGGCCACAAAGAATGGCGATCACTATGGGCATAGCGAGGGGTATTCAGTACTTGCATACTGGAGGAGTCCTTGGAAATGACCTGAAAATCGACAACGTTCTCTTGGACGAGAGCCTCACTGCAAAAATAAGCAGCTACAACATAAATTTACCGTCTAAG GTCGGGGCAGAAAGCCCACTTAATGGACAAGACACCGCAAATCACCCAAACAG TGAAAATCCAGAAAAGGAAGACATTTACAGGCTGGGAGTAATTCTAGTTGAAGTTATCACCGGCAGACCTATAAGCTCTCAAAGTGAAATAGATGACCTCAAGTTTCAG CTGGAGAGGAGCTTAGCAGAATCACCATCAAAATTACGGGACATGATCGATCCATCTATGCGTGGAACATTTGCTTACGAGTCGCTGAAGACGGTAGTTCAGATAACCATAAACTGCTTGTGCAGAGATCCGATGGGCCGACCAACGGTGGAGGATGTGCTGTGGCATATGCAGTACTCAGTTCAGGTTCAAGAAGGATGGAGTAGCAGTGGAAACCTCAGTGGAAATCTTAGTGGAAACCTTAGTAACAAGTTCTAA
- the LOC105168135 gene encoding pentatricopeptide repeat-containing protein At2g02750: MRHQIAKLVKDGLYKEAIALHTQHHSAAIPPTNFTFPYILKACGELKATSQGQMLHAHLLKAGYNNKHTTTDLTNMYMKLGFVGSAGKLFEEIPHPSVSILNVVISGFSHNGLFEEGFSVFKLFSVPSLRVDSVTVASVVSACGNVVNGVQVHCLAVKIGVERDDYAATSLMTMYLNYGELGSAARLFGSIENKNVVCYNAYLSGLVQNGDVEMVLRVFKEMRGLLYEKPTVVTMISVLSACGSGKCILLGRQLHGLIVKEELETDTNVGTGLVDMYSKCGSWQCAYSVFREMGNNRNLITWNSMIAGLMLNDQSENATELFVELECEERLVADSATWNSMISGFSHLGKADEAFLFFRKMLCSGLVPSVRCITSLLAACSSLSMQHYGKQIHAYVARMKITDDEFLATAIIDMYMKCGQPSWAYNVFNQFHVKPKDPAFWNAMISGYGRNGNNTAAFDIFNQMVEQKVKPNLVTFSCLLSVCSQTGLVDKGFEVFRLMTVEYALDPTLKHMNILIDLLSRSGRLDEAFELLQASKETSATVFASLLGASKHYSDSKLGEAMASRLLELEPENPIPFLILSNIYAGQEKWKDVHKIRKLMDKKGLKKHPGLSSVGVA, translated from the coding sequence ATGAGGCACCAAATAGCAAAACTAGTGAAAGATGGACTCTACAAAGAAGCCATTGCCCTCCACACACAACACCACTCTGCTGCTATTCCTCCAACGAATTTCACTTTTCCTTACATCCTCAAAGCGTGCGGCGAGCTCAAGGCAACATCACAGGGCCAGATGCTCCATGCCCACCTCCTTAAAGCTGGGTATAACAATAAGCATACTACAACGGACCTCACCAATATGTACATGAAACTTGGCTTTGTTGGGAGCGCCGGAAAACTGTTCGAAGAAATTCCTCACCCAAGTGTATCTATTCTTAATGTTGTGATTTCCGGGTTTTCACATAATGGGCTTTTTGAGGAAGGTTTTAGCGTCTTTAAACTGTTTAGTGTACCTAGTCTTAGGGTTGATTCGGTTACGGTAGCTAGTGTGGTGTCTGCGTGTGGGAATGTCGTGAATGGGGTGCAAGTGCACTGTTTGGCGGTGAAGATTGGTGTGGAAAGGGATGATTATGCTGCCACGTCGCTTATGACGATGTATTTGAACTATGGGGAGTTGGGTTCTGCTGCAAGGTTGTTTGGATCAATTGAGAACAAGAATGTGGTCTGTTACAATGCTTATCTGTCAGGCCTTGTGCAGAATGGGGATGTTGAAATGGTGTTACGTGTGTTTAAGGAAATGCGAGGATTGTTATATGAGAAACCTACTGTGGTGACAATGATTTCTGTGCTCTCTGCTTGTGGAAGTGGTAAGTGTATACTACTTGGTAGGCAGCTTCATGGGCTTATAGTGAAAGAAGAATTGGAGACCGATACTAATGTTGGGACTGGTCTTGTGGATATGTATTCAAAATGTGGTTCTTGGCAATGTGCCTATAGTGTATTCAGAGAAATGGGAAATAACAGGAATTTGATAACATGGAATTCGATGATAGCAGGACTGATGTTAAATGATCAAAGTGAAAATGCTACTGAACTTTTTGTTGAGTTAGAATGTGAAGAACGGCTGGTAGCTGACTCCGCAACATGGAATTCCATGATCAGTGGTTTCTCGCATCTAGGAAAAGCAGATGAAgcttttctcttcttcagaAAGATGCTATGTAGTGGTTTAGTACCTAGTGTGAGATGTATAACTAGTCTGTTAGCAGCTTGTTCATCTCTATCCATGCAACATTATGGAAAGCAGATTCACGCATATGTTGCAAGAATGAAGATCACTGATGACGAATTCTTGGCAACTGCAATAATTGACATGTATATGAAATGTGGGCAACCTTCTTGGGCGTACAATGTTTTCAATCAGTTTCATGTAAAGCCTAAGGATCCTGCATTCTGGAATGCTATGATTTCTGGGTATGGAAGGAATGGGAATAATACAGCtgcttttgatatttttaatcaaatggTTGAGCAAAAAGTTAAACCAAATTTAGTTACTTTCAGTTGCCTATTATCTGTTTGCAGCCAAACTGGCCTAGTTGACAAGGGATTCGAGGTTTTCAGATTGATGACTGTAGAATATGCTTTGGATCCAACACTGAAACACATGAATATCTTGATTGACCTCCTTAGTCGTTCAGGCAGGCTAGATGAAGCCTTTGAACTCCTTCAAGCATCAAAAGAAACTTCTGCGACTGTTTTTGCTTCTCTCCTTGGAGCTTCTAAGCATTATTCAGATTCCAAGCTAGGAGAAGCAATGGCTAGCAGACTATTAGAATTAGAGCCTGAGAACCCTATTCCTTTTCTGATTTTGTCTAACATATATGCTGGACAAGAGAAGTGGAAAGATGTGCACAAGATCAGAAAGTTAATGGACAAAAAGGGACTGAAGAAACACCCTGGCCTTAGTTCAGTAGGAGTAGCATAA
- the LOC105168625 gene encoding uncharacterized protein LOC105168625 isoform X2: MASACRKMDSQLMECVEEEKKDVSMTPAPMGVTSRRRRVKEESAVQKVYSTRRSVRLAEKNVEKLNVAENERYELFKKELLTKDAGEDEDMTLKEGPNDSDEVSGITGTDR, from the exons ATGGCCTCGGCCTGTCGGAAAATGGATTCCCAGTTGATGGAATGTGTAgaggaggaaaagaaagatgTTTCAATGACTCCTGCTCCAATGGGAGTTACTAGCCGAAGAAGAAGGGTGAAGGAAGAGAGTGCGGTTCAGAAAGTGTATAGCACACGACGGTCAGTTAGGTTGGCGGAGAAGAATGTGGAGAAGTTGAATGTGGCGGAAAATGAAAGGTATGAGCTTTTCAAGAAGGAATTGCTTACTAAAGATGCTGGTGAAGATGAGGATATGACTTTGAAAGAAGGCCCGAATGATTCTGATGAAGTATCAGGAATTACTG GTACCGATAGATGA
- the LOC105168625 gene encoding uncharacterized protein LOC105168625 isoform X1 — MILMKYQELLVPIDESSQEKDKSEVVSAEEQVISMVQEIEVAPGLHFEADGPKPAVKENSDVENEETVKVENTEELNSEKEIGPQDKAAVHNLDVTLEKFTELRLQTSYRRSVN; from the exons ATGATTCTGATGAAGTATCAGGAATTACTG GTACCGATAGATGAGAGTTCTCAGGAGAAAGATAAATCAGAAGTTGTTTCAGCTGAAGAACAGGTTATATCAATGGTTCAAGAGATCGAAGTGGCACCAGGCCTGCACTTTGAGGCAGATGGTCCTAAGCCAGCGGTGAAGGAGAATAGTGATGTGGAAAATGAGGAAACAG TTAAAGTTGAAAACACGGAAGAACTGAATAGTGAGAAAGAGATAGGACCTCAAGACAAGGCTGCTGTCCACAATTTAGATGTGACCTTGGAGAAATTCACAGAACTCAGATTGCAAACAAGCTACAGAAGAAGTGTCAACTAG